The Arachis ipaensis cultivar K30076 chromosome B07, Araip1.1, whole genome shotgun sequence genomic interval TTCACACAGCAACAAGAatacatttatttttattaaataaagaaaatctaaATAATGTACTTCTTGTTCAATTTAACTATATTCGTATTAAAGAAGAGACTCATCACAGTATCAAAATGCAGAGAATCGCACTTTTGAACCCTAGAATGTAAAAAGATAGAAAGCTGACCTGCCGATCTAGAACGAAAGGGAGGCACTGAGGATTTTGGCAGAGAAGACACAGAGAATGACAAGGAGGAAGCTGGAAGAGGAATCACCGAAAAAGATCGCGACGGGAGGAGATGTCGCTGAAGGAGATCGCCTCCAGGTGTTGCCGGAGAAGATCGTCGCGGAGAAGATCGTCATTGAAGGATATCGTCACAGGAGGCGAATGCAGAAGGAGATCGCCGCTGGAGAAGCTGTCGCTGGAGGAGATGCCACCGGAGAAGATCGTCCTTGGAGGAGATCGGAGAACGCCACTGAGAGAGTTTCACTTTCGGGTTTCACTTTTTCACCAGATAAGATACTTAGGGTTTCTTGgttttgggcttttggcctttttttttaaatactggTTTCAATAATGGCGGTTGAAAACTGCCAAAATCACCAAAAAATGCTATGTTTGAAAAATTAATTATGGCAACATCATAAAATGCCATAATATCCAAATATAATGGCAGTTCTTTAAAGCTGACATAatataaatgccattttaaactcttttttttgtagtgacacAAGCTTCAGGGTCAAAGACTCCTTTCTTTGCGCAGCCTACTGTACTGCCACTGGAGGCTTGGCACCAAGCATCTGTTCCACCAATGCCCACGTCTCAGTGCCATACCACCTACCGAAGTCACGGAGGCACCTCCCAACGGGGTTACCGTGTGTGCGTAGGCCTAggtggtacgccacgtcctgcaGAGTGATAGTGACCTCACCCACGGGAGATGAAACatgtgcgtctccggacgccatcgctcCACGAGTGTCGAAATTAGAGAATTGTCAAAAGTGAAGTCCCTGAGGGGCACCGTGTCGCCGAATCCGGCCTCAGCCAGATACGGGACGATGGCGTCGGATGGAGGAATGGTATGACTCACTTGTCGAGGCAGTAGAAGGCGAGGCCtctgaagaataaaaaaaaaaaaattcaagctTAAAAAAAATTCAGCTAGATACTGACTTTTTCGGTTTAGTAATTAGATCATCTTAACATGATACACAACACATTAGAGGTTACGCAAATATTTCTGTCTAACTTACAGCTACTTCTACTTAAGCATATACTTCGATGTTTCTAGCCTACACATGTCTTTAAATTACATATTCCATACTAAGCAAACCCTAACTAGAACGTTATAAATACTAACAACCTAGCACAACTAAAACAGAGTTTCAAACTAATAATTATGTCATAACAACTACGTACAAGTAAATATAGTTCTAAATTCCTCCTAGAGACCTATCCCTAAACCACTTAACTACATTATGCCTCTTCAGAACTACCCTAACAATGGTCACATACTTAGATTAAACAAACAGAACACAACTAACCTTGAAGTCGGCCTCCCCAGCGTAATGCGACGTCTCGTTCAGCCTGTTGATGTCTTTGTCGTTCCCCGTCTGGCGCGCCATCATCATATCAGTCTAAAATAGGGTAAGAAAGAGTTAAAAGATGGGAGAAAGAGGTTGACAAAGTCAAATGGGGCCCGGAATGAAGCTGTAAACGACTTCTACTTATAAGTGCGGACatgccttatctcgtttacagtgtaaacgagataactACATGTCATGCTGATGtggtgtaaacgagataagactggATAATTTAAatcgataaatattttttaaattatttattttggtaattattacatttattttatttattaaaataaaaaatctgtaaaaatttctaaaagaaaataatgagaatttctGAAAAAGACGACTCCACTGCATGCAACATACAACTTGCGTGTTGTCTAGAGTGTGCCACGAatctcttttcttgtcttcttttcTACAACACGCTACCTGCATGTTGGTCAGCATGTTGTCTATGTATTGACTTGTAAATTTACAATCCTACATAACACGCGATGAATCAAATATCTGTATAACACAATAaactttttcatattaaaaataattttattattattattattattatttgttacaGATCTGACCTTCGGATCTCTATCTAAAACAGCCTCCGAGATTGAAATACCGGATCGAATTGCTTTTTTCTTTTAGAAGGACTAAAATCGGCCCACTAAAATTTCTAACCaacatttaaatttaaatgtctttcttagccaaataagataagataagataatttataAAAGGAAGTCTAAGTCCCACTCTCACGCATTCCACTCACCTCTTATATAATAAAATCAACTCACAAACTAATAAATCGAGCTTACCCAAATTTAAATTTGACTCATCATTTAATATATGAGTTCAAATTCAGATTTAAATTTGACTCACGAACTCATGAGATTAGCTTATTGAACTGTTAACAAGTCGATAACTTAGCATTTAGCTAATAACTTAGAAGCTAtcattctaaaattttaatttacttttcatATGATTATGAATAATAATATTTGGGTAATTTACATGCATAAAATGGATGAAATTCAAAATTACATAGATATGTTGAACACAATTTAATTACACGCCTCTCCTATTTACTTTTCTATATAAATTAAATCTACTTAATTCGATTTATGCTAAATAcatgtaaatcgaatcaaattGATTTGATTTACTACTTATGCAGTATATACATTACTACTTATACAGATTATTGATATTTCTTACGATTAACTTAAATGTAAGAAATGTCAATAATATGTATAAATAGTAAATCAAATCAACTAGCTAGATTCAATTTACATGTATATGCTGTACAAGTAGTAAATCAAATTTTACACGTATGTATATCCTACATAAGTGGTAAATCGAATCATCAAATCAACTTGACTCGATTTACATATATTTTGTGTACTAGTAGTAAATTGAGTTGAATTGATTTGATTTATATAGAGATATAAATAGAACTAACGTGTAAttaaaggtgaaaactcaggtgcacacgtgaagttgataactgagaaccgttagatgaaaatttagtcaaatcattcAAATTATTTAACAACTTTCATCTATCAAATTCACGTAAAGTTGACTGTATTTGACTTTTTACCATAATTAAATTGTGTTTATGGCATCTGTGTAATTTTAAAACATTCATTTTATGCATATAAGTTACCCTTAATTTTGTTtgacaaaatatattaaatatgagATTATATTTTGATACATTCTTtacaatatatattttaaaaaatgaaaagtTCTATGAGCTTAATTTGATATTTGTACGACAAGCAGTGTTTTATTGCGATGTTTTTGTATGTAAtgccaaaaaattaaaaaaatgaaaatgagatCTAAATATTGAATTTgtactaattttaattttgaataattatctaatatttaaaaaaaaaaatcaaatgtaCAAATTATTTGtcgtttataaaaaaaatatggtGCAATTTTTCTAATAAAATTAATCTTTAGATGATTATAATATCATTTATTTTTTCAGAATTATTTTATTcacaattaaatctttttaaaagttatttattcttattttagccACAATCATAAGACTCTCATCATTTCTCTTTCCTAAATATTTCATTAAGAAAAAATGGTTAGTCTCAATACCTTCTATTCAAAAGATCACACGACGATTATTCTTTGTATTTCATTAAGTGTAATAAAGTTAAAAGCATAGTTTTTCTGGATATTTTGgattattataaataaattttcagacattatttttatttaaaactctTTACTCGAGGACAAAAAGTAAATGTATTATATGATTCGGTTTATATGAATTATGACCAAAAGTAAATGATTCCATCGGAATGTTTGCAtgctaaaaaaaaaggaaatagtTAATTTgtagaaagaaggaagaagaaaaaataagagTATTAGTGTATTGATATGATTCGGTTTATATGAATTATTATGACCAACTAACCCTTTTCGCTGAACAATCCATACCTAGTTTGATAACGCATGATACTCGTATGCAGGTATGCGGTCAACATTATTATTCTACAAGATACTTTAATGGCTTTTCTGCTCCGTACAAAAAAGTGCGCCAGCAAAGTGGatcttcaattttttaaaaatataattttaaataatatcaaataatcaaatttttttctatatcaattaatttttttaaaattaatttaaatttaaattttaaatcataaatttttaatcttaaattctaattataaatttaaactctgaaattaattaatattaattaactaaaaattatTTCTCTATATTTAAGAAATTaaacttttatgtatttttaaattaaaataaacgattttaatacaaatatattttacaatattaaattttgatctcactactagaaaattagttattacagacagatattttcgacggattttatcccactaaaatacagacggaatttcagaggaatttttttgtcgaaaaacaaaaaaaatagattagcataaattacagacagaaaagagaatccgtctataattccgtcagaaaaattaatttttttttccgtGGAATGGTCCGTCTGTAACTAAGTAGACAAAACGcgcgttttattaaattattacagacggaaaatccgtctgtaatttaaaattttccctTGAAAATATTAAGTTAACCTAACTCACATCCTATCCTCTCGCGATGCATTCACACTCCACACTCTCCTTCATAGGAGCTTCTTCCTATCCTCTCAGAACCCATCCTCTCAGATCCTATCCTCTCagagcttcttcctctctccgTCCACGTTCTCTCCATCACAGGAGCTTCTTTCACCGCTGCCGCTCTCTCCATCACTCCGTCCACGATCTCATCACTGACAGCAACTGCCATTCGCTGGTCATCCTCATCCACCGGTTCAGGTATGGTTTTGCATGGCTttcaattttcgaattcttctcattTGAAATCATAGTTCCTGTGCTGTTCAGGTATGGCTTCAGGAATCGAAACCATTACACACTAACAAACCAACAAACCCTAGCAACAACATTATCAATCTTACTCTCACTTTGTAAAGTTGTCTGTCTCTTCGAACCCTAGCTTTTCTTTCAAGACGacttatgtatttatttatttattcactccctgtttcaatttaattttgaatgatttttgtCTTCAGAAAGTGCAGCGATTAGAATCTTCTTTGGTTAGATTTCATTGTGGTGTATAAACGGTAGATGATGAAATTTGTACTTTTGTGGTGGTTCTGCTTCATTGTGCTTCAAAATCTCCATCTTTTCCCGTTTACTGTTTGTGATCGATATATCATTCCttcaaataaatacttgttagtTGTAATGTGTGCACCTGCATGGCTTCTACTTATTTTGATGGTGTTAACTTTCATGTTTATGTTGGAGATAATGTTATAATATATTCACGTCTATCATGTGTTCGACGCAATGTCTCTGAGGGCCTTAtcatgctcctttctttcctttttcttttttttttagggtTAAGCATAACTTTGTCAAGAATTTTGTTTATGTAAATGAAATAAATGAATTAATGTGTTTACTATCTTAAAAAGAGAATCTAAACGCAATGTCATTAGTGCATGTTAAGTGCCTGTTTCTAACGGCCTTCCGTGGAAGAATTGGAAGAAACTGTGTTAGGAACAGCTCCAAATGGAATTCTTAATGCATCTATCTCAAATGCCTGGTTAGCAAGTCTTTATATTCTTAACCAAATTCACAAATAAACTGATTTGAGTCCTCAAAGAATTGACAATGAACTTGCCTGTTATGAAAGTGTACTAGGAAGTTATATTTTGCAAGAATTAGTACAAAAGTGGGATTTTGTAGGGTAACAATCATTGCCTTCTAATGAAGTTATGGTCCATTGATTCTACATTTTTTTATTAACCTGTTTTAATTCTAAGTCATAATAGGTAAAGTTATAGCTTTTGTttactatatttatttatgtgCCAGGTTAGAGTACCATTGCTTCTACCTTTCCCTCCTttcttttttaattctattttattctGGGTCTGTCTTTTCCCCATGTTAATTTTTGTTGTTTCAAAGTAGGCAATATTTTCAACCATTGCTCATTTTATATTCATTATTGTTTCAGAAGCCTGTCGAAGTAAATGCTGAAAcgaaacaggatttgaaaagttTTAAGCTTATATTGGAATATATAAAAGCCTTGCCTGTAAGTGTTGAACTACAGTTTACTCTTCATTATATAGCATGAACTTCTCTCTTACACACTCGCTCCCTCACTGACACGACTTCATCAATGCCATTCTTGAAAACATTACGGTATTTTGTTTTATGGTGCAATTTGCATAGAGGAGTAATTGAATCTATTTTGTTTTCTGGTgcaattttttatgatattttgcaAGTGGTATGTCTCTATTCTAAATGTTTGTTTCTTTCCTGTTTGGCTGGAACTGATGACTGATAGGAGCGTCAAataataatgcttttcaaatGCAAGCGGAGAATCAATTGCTTTCGCCACTCGTTCCTGTTCGTCAATTGAGCTTCCTCAGGTTGCTGGTCCATCATGGGCACCCTTTGCTTCTTGGATCACTGGTTGGTAAGTCAACCTTTTTCCCTTCTTTGCCTTTATATGGTTTCTTTACCAATATagaatttcttaattaataaTGCCATGTTCTATATTGGTAAATAGCTAAATAACTAGAAATGTTGATGTTATGGTTGTTTAAAAGAATGTAGTTTTTTGGATTATTAGTGGGATTTTGGAACCTGAGGATTAATGGCCATATGTCTTTTTATAGAATGCTTTGAAGTTTGGATTTTGATATAGGGACCATGTAACTAAAGCGGTTCAAATTTGAATATTTAGCTTCTTAGCCTAAGAGTTCTAGGAAGTTAGATCACAGAGCTCTGAGTTGAATAGTTTTGTTACTGCTTACACCAAATCAACTTCTGCCCCTCACTTAATTATCTATTGAATTGCATTTTCAAGTGAAAACTCTGAATGGTGTATGGTGTATTTCATTTCAGTGAGAAATGTATGGTTTGAGGCCTTATACAATTTCCTAGAAAACTCATTATTCAtttcttacttttactttttatcTAACCTGCAACTTTGATGTAGATATATGATCACCAGCATCACATGGGCCTTCTCATAATGGAGAGAAGGGAATTGGCTTCCAAGTAAGAGCAAGTTAAGACCTTGGCTGAGTCTTCTGAGTTAATGCATAAACATGATTCAGCCATGACTAAATCTGCTTTAACTGAAGCAAGACAACGCGAAGAAAGTTTGAAGAGGACAGTCAGAGGTGAATTCGCAGTTAGAAATTCAACTGAACTTTTTGAGTAAATTAGCAAAGGAACAATGGGATGCATATAAATCTGTGATTGATAGCTGCAGCAAGCTCAGATCAGAAAAGGTATTTCTTTCAAATCATATATGGTTGTTTAATTAATGGAAGTAACATCAAAATTAGAATTTTTACTCCTGTGGATGTAGAGTAAACTGATTGATAATGCTCACTGTTAAATAACTAGAACATTTTGGCCTTATGGTATGCCTTGCATTAGATTAAATTTCTACATTCTTgtttattagttattttaatgAGATAGGACATCTTTACTATTAGACTTATACAATTAAGTTGACTTTTGATGGGTTTGAAAGAGATTATATATCCAACTTTACTGTTTGCCTGGTTTTCAGTTTCAAGTGGTGTGACTGAATTTCTAATGCACATATGTGATATCATGTTCTTGAGACTACACTTCAGGCTCTCATGTTCTTGCTTTTCTTCTTGTGTTGATGTTGAAAATGCAATTCTCACAGTGGATAGAGCAAGCTTCTGAACCCAACAAGGAAGCAGTTATTAAAGCATTGCTAGGTGCAAAAGAAGTTATGCTTGGGATTAGATATCATATGCGCCTAATGGGTGAGGCTGCAGGTGTTCCTGTAAGTTCCTTTCATTGATTTGGCACTTATTATTAGGCTTCTTTTGTTTGAATGATGTTGATTATAAATTATATCTGCTGGTAGAATATCACTACTCTTTCCTTGCAATTCATGCAGATTGAACCAGAATCACAAACAAAACTTTTAGATGCTACACTAAACTTGGAAGGAGTGTTGTTGGCTGGAGTTCTAGGAGCAGGAGGATTTGATGCTGTCTTTGCTATTACTTTGGGAGATTCAAGCAGCAATGTGACAAAAACAAGGAGCTCACTCAATGTTCTTGCCCTTCTGGTTAAAGAAGATCCTTGTGGCGTTTCTTTAGAAAGTGCTGACCCTAGAACAAATGAAATCACTTCAGCTGTATCTTCAATTCATATTGAAtaatttattgtaaatattgtttatttttaatacgatgaatttgtttattttttgaaatattgtaAATATTCGAATATAAATTAGATAagaatttgtattaaatttatatttattttgtatgaaaacaagtttattttgtaattagaaaaagtaaaaaaaattctattttaccttacagacggatttacagacggattttctgtctgtaatcatgattttccaaagtttaaattacagacggaaaatctgtcagaaaatccgtctgtaattacagacggaaaatccgcctgaaaatctgtctgtaattacagacagaaaatccatctgaaaatctgtttgtaattacagacggaaaatccgtctgaaaatctgcctgtaattacagacgaaaaattcgtctgaaaattcgtctgtaattacaaacggaaaatccgtctgtaagttTGTCGCCTTCAGGAAATGGAgggagaatttacagagggaaaatccatCGGTAAAtagtaaaaatccgtcggtaattttccgacggaaaaaatccgtcggtaaataattttcgacggggcttttacagagggacaaaatccgtcggtaatttcgtcggtaaccaaaaatccgtctgtaataaagactaaatctatctgtaaatctgtctgtatttatccattttctagttgtgtctGAATTATTTCAAATAATTAAATACTACTTTACATTATATTTTAATTGAGCCCCAAAAATCATAATTGAAGTGACTTATagtgacaaataatttttttttggacatgaagtgacaaataatttttttttggacatgAAGTGACAAATAATTGTTAAGGAAATGTATTTAGAGGGTTTGTTTGTTTGTGTATACAATTCACACATTACTACTTGATTGGACAGGttaaaaaacaaatgaaaaaccAACCCGTCACTTTTTCTTCTCTACAATTTTTTTAGATGccttgaaaatatttttaaatgaaaaagaaaataagcgCCAAAGAAAGGCCATTATTGTATAAATTAAGTCAAGATACTTAAAATTATGTTTGCCTAGAAACCAAATAGACAATAACCAGCTTTTAGGTTTTAGGAGTATGTATGCGTGGAAACCAAATAGACAATAACCAGGTTTTAGGAGTACGTACTTTCTTCACATAGATTTAGAAAAAAAGTACAACATAAGTAACAGAAGAGTGACTTATGAGAGTTGAGTGAAGTGTATGAGGAAAGAATAGGATGAAACTTTACTAATTAAGGAGATTATGGGAGAGAGTGCGAGAAAGGTTACTTCAGGTAACAAGGAGGGATTACGTAAGGTTAGAGTTAGGGTGACTCATAAGGTTTCATTCCGTGATAAAGTAATCAGGTCTTCTGAAACTTTAGGGTTTGGCAGGGTTGATGTCTTGGATGGTGATACGATGGCAGTAGTCACATGGAAACAAAGTAATCTAATACTTTCGAAGGTTAGCTTTACTGAAGAAGCTCGAAACACTCTATCATAACCTTACAAGGAGGCCATAGTGattaaaattcttggaaaatacTTTAGTTATATGGCCTTGGTGCATAAACTGAAAGAGGTATGGAGGCTTAATTAAAGGTGGCTATGAAATTTTGGATGTTGGGTTTAATTACTTCCTCGTTAAATTTGATCTCAGGGAACATAGGGAGAAGGTTTTATTAGGGGTCCATCGATGATGTTAGGTCATTACATCGCGGTTAAGCCATGGTCTTCGGATTTTAAACCATGTGAAGCCTCCGTTGGGGACACCATGGTTTGGAGAAGAACTGCGGGATTTAGTATATGGTATTACCATGAGAAAGCCATGATGCATATTGTCTCCGCTGTAGGTAAACCAGTCAAGGTAGACCTTGCAACCAAGTCGATAGAGAGAGGCAAATTTGCTTGGGCTTGTGTTCAAGGAAATTTGGGGCTACCGGTTGTTCGGAGAGTAGTTGTGGATGACTATGAATATGGCATAGCATATGAATGTTTACAATTGATATGTGAGAGGTGCAATTGCTTTAGGCATGCCGCAGGTGAATATAGCGTGACCGTGGTTACCTCGGCATCTGTGGATGACTAGGTTGGGGCAGTTGACACGGCAATGGATCATGAGAAACATCTGTCAGACCAGGTTCAACAAGTTTTTAAATTTGGATCTATACCCATTAATTTCACCCTAGTTGTAGATTCCGTGGAGAAGATGAAGGTAAGCATGCTGCATGGGAGGAAGGAAGGGATAGTTATGTTGGGAGAAGAAGAGGGCTGGACTAAGGTTTGTGGCAAGAGAAGAGGAAAAGTGGGCTAAACAGGGAAGGCCCAATCTGCTACTAAAGGTAAGAAACCTCTCATTTTTGGGCAACAGATGGGCCAGAATGGGAATGGCCCAAAGAAGGAAGTTAAGGGACCTTCAAGACATGCTGGGTCGGATAGTGAGTCTGACTCCTCTCAAGTGCGTCAAGCATCAACGAAGGATGGAGTGAAGATCAAGAGCGCCGCTCGGTTGCGCCATTGATTACCCTTACTCTTAAAAATGGCCACAAGAAGCTGTGCCTTGCCTTGTTGCAAAACTCACCAGTGTTTAAAGCCAATGATGATACGCCAAACCAGCAAAATCAAAACCCGTTGGTGGTGGCTACCGTTGTGGTGGGGAGCGTTTCCGAGTAACCACGAGTTAGGAAAATGCAAGAAAGTGGTGGGAATGTTGGAGGTCCGTCGTTGCTTCATTAAGGGACCTTTGCTGAGGTTGATTTTTGTTTATGTCCATTTTGTTTTTATGGATTGTGCAGATATAAGTATTTTATCTTGGAATACTAAAGGAGCTTCTAAGAAAATAACCCAGATTCATTGTAAAGAATTAATTAGTAAATTTTATTCAACAATTTTTATTCTTATTGAAACTCATATTCCTTTTGAGAGAATGAGATCCTTTTGGAATAAGCTTGGTTATCAAGATGTTGAGTATCTGGGTTCTTTGTTCGAATTCTATGATAACTGTGAGAATGGTTGATGTGTCTGATCAATGTATCAGTTTTAAAATCTCTGTAAAAAATGTTTCTAGTTTTTGTAGTGTAGTGTATGCTAATCCCTATGTACATTGGCAAATGGATCTATGGAATGATTTAATCAGGATATATAATATAATACAAAGTCCGTGGATTGTGTTAGGagattttaatgagattttattGCAGAATGAGGTTAAAAGAGGAACGTTCAGTAATGTTAGAGCTGAGCTTTTTGCAGATACTCTAGTAAATTGTCGACTATTTGATATGGGAGCTATTGGGAGAAATTTTACTTGGTATAAGAAGGTTAGAGCGGGGTTACAGGTTGCAAAAAAAATTAGACAGAGCTGTCATTGATTAGGAGTGGTGTTTGCTATTTCCTGAGGCTTTATAATGAGGTTTTGGCGCGTATTCATTTTGATCACTATCCCTTGCTCATCAGATGTACAAAGGTTGGGTTAAATAAGAAGGATCCCCGTCCCTTTAGATTTCAAGCTGCTTGGATGACTCATCCGCTTTTTGGAATTGTTGTTCATACATTTTGGAATAAACGAGCCCTCAACGTTGTCAGGAGTTTGCTAGAGGTTTAGAGGGATGCGCTTACTTTTAATAAAGACACTTTTGGAAATGTTTTTGTTAAAAAGTGGGAGTTGGAAAGGCAGCTGAATGATGTTCAGATTTCTCTTGAGAGTGGAGAAGATTTGGAGTTGAGGATAAAAGAGCAAGGTATTCAGGAGGAGCTAAATTCTATCCTTCTTCAGGAAGAGCTTCTGTGGTACCAAAAATCTAGAGAGTAGTGGGTTCGATGTGGTGATAAAAATACTAAGTTTTTTTACCTACAATCGGTTATTAAGAGAAATAGGAATAAGATTCATAGATTGTTGTTAGATGATGGAACCTGGGCCACTAAGACATAGGTGCTTGAGCAGGAAACAaattctttcttttaaaattgttttttacAAGGGAGAATATTGAGCTGAATGCTATAGCAGATTTTTCCTGTCCCTCTCTTAACAATGAGGTCTGGCAAAAATTTGTTGAACCGGTAGCGTTAGAAGGGGTGAAAAAAGCTGTAATGACCACGAATTCTTCCAAAGCTCTGGGACCAGATGGTTTTCAAGCTctgttttataaaaaattttgggaCTCTCTTAGTTATGATGTGTGCGAGTTAGTCAAGAGAGCTTTTGAGGACGAGATTTTAAATCCCATTATTTTTTATACCTTCATTGTTCTAATTCTTAAAGTGAAAGCTCCTTCTTCGTTAAGAGATTTTCATCCCATTAGTTTATGTAATGTTCTTTACAAAATTAATACAAAAGTACTGGAGAACAGGGTCAAACCATTTCTTTTGGAGATCATCGGCCCACTCCAGGGTGGTTTTATCCTAGAAAGAGGAACTACGGAGAACATCATTGTTGCACAGAAAATTATCCATCTTACGAGGAACACTAAGTCTAGAAAGGGGACTGGTGCGGATCTAGAATACCACAAACTAAAtaacaagtgcaccgggttgtaccaagtaatacctcaggtgagtgagggtcgatctcatgagaattgatggatcaagcaacaataagtGAATGATTTACTTAGTCAGGCAAGTAGAAAATAGTATTTTGGggttcaaattgcattaaacaatGAATCAGGAATTTAGAAAACAAGTGGTAAATTTGGtgtgagaaaatagttaaggtttcagaggtaTTTATTTTTCCGAATTAatatttcttactaactattttaatcatgcaagatccaattcatggcaaaccctaattgactaagccctaattccttagtaatttagtctcctcCAACctaatcaactgccaattccttggtcacttaatgtaGATTAA includes:
- the LOC107609819 gene encoding phosphomevalonate kinase, peroxisomal-like isoform X1, producing MLKMQFSQWIEQASEPNKEAVIKALLGAKEVMLGIRYHMRLMGEAAGVPIEPESQTKLLDATLNLEGVLLAGVLGAGGFDAVFAITLGDSSSNVTKTRSSLNVLALLVKEDPCGVSLESADPRTNEITSAVSSIHIE
- the LOC107609819 gene encoding phosphomevalonate kinase, peroxisomal-like isoform X2; this encodes MLGIRYHMRLMGEAAGVPIEPESQTKLLDATLNLEGVLLAGVLGAGGFDAVFAITLGDSSSNVTKTRSSLNVLALLVKEDPCGVSLESADPRTNEITSAVSSIHIE